GAGCATCGCTCTTTATGACAAGTACAATCATTTAGATAACTGTGGCTCTCTTGTCCTTGCTCACAACAGATCCGGTGAAAGAAGTTAAAGTTGATATCGATGGTGAAAAGCCTCCCAAAGACAAGACTTTGAAGAGACCACTTCAAAAGTGGAAAAGCTTTCCCAACAGCGGCAACAATTCATTTAGGAACTCGAGGAGCAAGAAGTGGACAAAGGACTTGGACTCAGACATCTTGCATCTAAATGGCAATCCACTACCACAGCTCccagaggaagaagaagcagtGGGCATAATAACAATGGAAGATGTCATTGAAGAGCTTTTACAGGTAAGCGACATGTTTTGTCATTTATATTACACTTATGTATCTCCCTCCAGTTTCTTAGAGATTACCTCATGCTGTGATCTTGCTTGGCACCATTTAGGAGGAGATCTTCGATGAAACTGATCATCATTTTGACGATTCTTGCACTGGCACTGCTAAGCCGTAGAACATTCTACGGTATAGACAGACAATGACGAAAAAAGTTGTTTCTGATGGAAGATTGATTATGCAATGATCAAAAGTTCTAGTTtcagaatatatatacatatcgTGTTGCTTTTGTTGCGGAGAGATCTTAAATAGACTCGTTTGTGGAGCAAAAAGGATTGtttattgaactttttttgAATGAAATGTTTTTAATGTCAGGATTGAATATGTATCTTTTtaccatatcaaaataattttgaagaggTAGTAGTGGGTCACATGATAGTGCGATGAAACAATTTAGGAACGGTCCCTCGCAACAGCTCACCAACTTACTTTAGCGCTATATCAAATTAATCAGCTAGTGTCGGCAACTTGACTGGCTGGATCAGCTATCACAAAGTGCCTCATATCACATCTATGctctttaaaatagaaaatcatttatatttattattattcaaattatatgTGAGACTAATATTCAAGTGTTGTTTATTCCTTTCAAATTATTCTAATGAATTACGTGCAAAAACAGTCACTGGCAGTGGAACTTATTATAAAGTAGTAGAGGAtgataaatgaaagaaaaaactgtAAATTTAAAGAATAAGGATGCTTGTTCtagtattttgtaatttatgttatgagatatataagttttttagagtagaaaagaaaaggattgaaaagtttttttttttttatggtattaatAGGAAAtaaatcaaggttttttttttttatatatataaagaaaaatatctctaaagattttttttatatatttataaatatagggGATAATTACCTCCTGACATGAATGTTTCATATAAATaacattcatataaataataaataattcgaGGATATAACTTACAAGATTCTACCATGGAATTATAAATCCAACTAAATACATAGTTAAACgtagaaaaaatagatttagcAGCTCATGAATTCCTGTTTTGAGAGTACCATTAAAATGGTAGATTATATGTTTTAAGAATACTGTTAAAAGGGTATCTTTAAGAGTTAAAACTcgttatttttatagttataaaTTGACTTGGGTATTGATAATTTGGAaagtaggatatatatatatatatataaaacattagaAAGGTAATGCTTGATGGTAAGTAAATGCTCTATATGGAGTCGGGACAATTGGACCTTTTCAATCCAAACTGCTTCCgttgtaattttaaataaatttgatgcaTTGAAGTAATGTTTGAAGTCAAATAATCAATAATGAGATACTTATTGAATGCTTTGAACTTTGAAGCCGCATTACTAATGTCTCACGTGCTCTCTTGCGATTCTTGTTTCTCCCTCGAAACTAAAAAGGAACTCAACCCAGAACCCTTTTCGGAAATTGTTACCAGACAAATTAGCAAAAACTTAAGCCCATTTGACAGAAGTGTTGTTTACATGCTGTGATTTAACCCGGAAAATGGCAATATGTAACCAAGCACGCATATGAGATGAAGTGAGATTTGCTCTTCTTTGCGTCCGTGCGTGTGTAAAAAATATTGCCTCAtttgtttcatgaaaaataacttttttaaatttaatttttaaattttttgtatttatttgttattaaaaaattaatcaataaaaaacactttttaattaaaaaaatattaacttagtttcaaaaaaaaaattattttaaataaaaaaacacttaaaattataaaaaatttaaaaatatcatattatttactaattatatcaaatttaatccttaaatttttaattattatatatttttaatttgattattttttttccttcaatttcatcccttaaaaattaatttaaattgatttttatatcaactttaatcctcatttttatgattgttacttgcttttttcttatcattttcttagttaaatttttttatctatcagatttaagcctcgtttttttaattattatttattttatttaaaataatttatcaaattataatttgttaaggGATCTATGCCTCCAATTCAAACTACTCTTTAAAACTTGCCTCGAGAGAAGATGCAGATGACATGAGAAACCCAACAGATGCAAGGAAAATATCATTACAGTTTCCTTAGTGGGAGGAAATTTaatcaacaaatatatatttaaatacaaataatacaTTCTTGCAAAACCTGTATAATACTCGTGGTAGTTTGAATTTACCAAACAAGAACTATAATACGTATTGAACACAACTAGCTTATGAATCTTGCATGGGAACAATGGTGTACAAAAAAAAGAGGGCACTTACTGGTGTTTACTTCTTTTCTCAtcctttctcttcctcttcttatCCCTCGACTTTTCTTTAGATCTGTGCTTCCTGGAATGCTTCTTATCCAAACTCTTTGAACAAACCTTCTTTGCCTTTTTAAGCTCTTCTTCGGATGATGAACAATATTTCTCTGGTTTAAAAACAACACCCAGCAGCTTCGCATCCGGGCTTCTGGAAAGCTTTTCCTCGTAGTCTGGACAAGGTGGAAGGTAAGGCCCTGTTTCATCCATCCTCGAACCTACTGCACCTCGACCTCGCTTAACCCTGTCATGAGCAAAAATATCCATGCCAAAacagtaagtttttttttcccctgagaattttgaaataaaGCCACAAATGATATTTGTGCAATAAAATGAGTCTACAGATGATGGAAAGAACACGTAAGCGTGAGAAAAAGAGAGTTTTTCAATGACCTCGAGTGTAAAAATTCCTCAACTTCTTCATCCCTTAAACCTTCATCTTCTCTTGAATAAGAGCTCCCTACTCTTTTGCTTGACGATGATGACACCCTAGTATTGTTCTCATTTACAGAATGCCTTCTGCCTGTACTTCTAGGGATATCACCAACATCCCCATAGTTCTTGCTGCAGTTATCATCGTATCCTGATCCTTCTCTCAGCCTATCATCCATCTTGAGCTCCTTTTGCCGGACTTGCCACATCTCATTGACCTCAACAGCTCGATTTGCTGAAAAGtgtaaaccaataaaaaatcagaCATGAAAGATATACGGACATCAGTGGCATTAAACAAGCCAATTCTAAGTCCtctaaacaaaaacaatgatgAAATCATGAGAGGAGGAGAAAAACATACATGAATGACAcattttaatatagaaaaaagaaaagaaatgaaacgaAATTGTTCTCATTTCaagtccccataaaaaaattggaaaatcaTTACATTGCACATATTTTTCAAGCAGTCCTTAATAGGTGCATGGATCTTTTTCTATGCAAATCAATTTTAACATGTCAAAATATGCTAGAAATATATTGTAGAATACATACGCATATATCCAAACAATCACGATCCTATAATCTCATGATCCAGTGGGGTTCCGCTTATTATCAGAAGACAACCTGTTAGATAATCAAGCACAACATTATTCTTTAGAATGAGGCATAACTTTATGCTTTTTCCAAAATCCATTTTGATTCATCCATAGCTGGACTTCAATTACAAAATGTCAGCCAACTCATAAAAATCTTTTCAAGGAAGCTGGATAACAACTTTAGTCTTTAAGGCTGTATAATCATGCATGAGTAAAGCAAGGAGCCACTTGTCAGGTGAACTCGCATTCTTGTCTGAGAGCACTAAAACATTAAAAGGAAAGATGACCATCTGAAAACTAAAAGCAATGAAACACTGACTTTGCTGCACTCCAAGGACAGTAGCAGTGAGGAAGCGAGAATTTGGCCGCGCTCTTACTTTAGGCTGTTCAAGGTAAACATGCACACCTTCCCTTTTAGCTCGTTGCCGCAATTCTGCTGCTTCTTTCATAAGAATAGCAGCTATTCTGTTCTCAGTCTCCAGATCCATTAAAACCTGCTAAAAAAACCCCAAAGCACTAGTGCGGTGAGTAACACAAAGAAGAGCATACAAATTGGCTTGGCAGCATAAATATACTCAACTAATTAGACATCTAATTTACAAGCAGTAAACTAGCTTGAgactatatatttttcaatagttCACTTGTGCCACCGCAACAACCAAAAAATGGTTTTCCTCCCAATAATCTGAATATTCTCCAAAGCTTAATACTTTTGGCATTCtagattttgattaaaaatttctcaataagaaagaaaaaactctaaCCTGTTTTGCGAAATAAGAATGTATAGTTTCAAATTTAGTTCACATTGATTATTTGTCAAGTATTCCAATTTAAATATGGTATGGAATAGTTTATCCCTGCTTCTCTAGAATTTTTCCTAACAACAAATATACCTGTTTTCTTAGATGGTTTTGTTCGTATCATGTTGCTTCTTTTAAATCCAAGTTTATATGTTTCTCACAATCCAATACCTGTTTCGATTGGTTGAACAA
This is a stretch of genomic DNA from Populus alba chromosome 11, ASM523922v2, whole genome shotgun sequence. It encodes these proteins:
- the LOC118051889 gene encoding uncharacterized protein isoform X2, with protein sequence MINDQSLLFNQSKQVLMDLETENRIAAILMKEAAELRQRAKREGVHVYLEQPKVRARPNSRFLTATVLGVQQTNRAVEVNEMWQVRQKELKMDDRLREGSGYDDNCSKNYGDVGDIPRSTGRRHSVNENNTRVSSSSSKRVGSSYSREDEGLRDEEVEEFLHSRVKRGRGAVGSRMDETGPYLPPCPDYEEKLSRSPDAKLLGVVFKPEKYCSSSEEELKKAKKVCSKSLDKKHSRKHRSKEKSRDKKRKRKDEKRSKHQ
- the LOC118051889 gene encoding uncharacterized protein isoform X1, with the protein product MINDQSLLFNQSKQQVLMDLETENRIAAILMKEAAELRQRAKREGVHVYLEQPKVRARPNSRFLTATVLGVQQTNRAVEVNEMWQVRQKELKMDDRLREGSGYDDNCSKNYGDVGDIPRSTGRRHSVNENNTRVSSSSSKRVGSSYSREDEGLRDEEVEEFLHSRVKRGRGAVGSRMDETGPYLPPCPDYEEKLSRSPDAKLLGVVFKPEKYCSSSEEELKKAKKVCSKSLDKKHSRKHRSKEKSRDKKRKRKDEKRSKHQ
- the LOC118051889 gene encoding uncharacterized protein isoform X3 — translated: MDLETENRIAAILMKEAAELRQRAKREGVHVYLEQPKVRARPNSRFLTATVLGVQQTNRAVEVNEMWQVRQKELKMDDRLREGSGYDDNCSKNYGDVGDIPRSTGRRHSVNENNTRVSSSSSKRVGSSYSREDEGLRDEEVEEFLHSRVKRGRGAVGSRMDETGPYLPPCPDYEEKLSRSPDAKLLGVVFKPEKYCSSSEEELKKAKKVCSKSLDKKHSRKHRSKEKSRDKKRKRKDEKRSKHQ